A region of the Clupea harengus chromosome 7, Ch_v2.0.2, whole genome shotgun sequence genome:
TGaatgttggtttgtttattacTAAAGACTTGTCTGGTGTGTTCTTCACGGCTTGCGTCCTTTCTTGCGCAGAGACTGGCCTTCTCCCGAGAACGCAATAAAATTATTTGCTGGATcgtcctgaaaacacacacggtCAAAATCCCTATTAGGTTAGTAGGGGATTAACGACTAGTGCGTTTCCATACCTGTGCTTCATACAGCACTGAATCACATGGGTGATAGTTTCTCACAAAACACATACCGCTGGACTAACTGGTGTGTACTTGGAGTGTATCACATTCAGCCAATTTTAGCTATCAGCTGATTAAGATATCTGCAGTTCTAATCTGACCGTCTTCCCCAAGACGAGAATCTGCTAAGAGAGAGAAGTCTGTGATCATGGGCATCAAGTCTCATCTTTTCTCCTCACCTCATCAATTCTGCGTGCCTGTGGCCGGTAGTTCCTCATGAAGGTGAGGCGACCGATTTTGTATTCGTAGTTGGGAATCCCGCTGCGAGGGCACAGAGACTGACTTAAGAACAGGCATGACTGCATCTCTGCTACACATGCTAGACCCACACTTGAGGCAGCCACAGCATTAGCTAAACACAGTTGTTAATCAAggtaaacaaaataaacagaatgtAAAAGTAACTCCCAAAGGTATACACAGTGATAGATTGTGAGTACCCATAGCCTTCAGAGGTTTTCTACAAAGGCATACAGCCTCGGCCTGGTGTACAATTCCTAAGCATAGAGCCTAGGTGACAAAGTCAAAGTTGATAAATGACGTTTTATATATTTAAaccaaacatctgtgtgtggagCCTTTGTGGCCGGTTCTGACCGTTTCATGTCACTGGGGTCAATGGGGGCAGGGCTGGGTTCTATGCCTTTCAACTTCCCATCCAAACGGTTGCCTGATCCGGTGAAGGCCTAAGAACCAAAGAGGAACATGTCAAGAAATTCTTCAATATGAACCTGGTATTATCAGTTACGCTGCCAGACACAATTTAGAACTCCTCTTTCATTGATGTCAGGAGTAATATACTTACCCTGAAACCTAGGTCCATCTCATAGTTGCTTGGGTCTGTGTCTTCCTCCTAGACAAAATCCAAAACAAGGCACCGTACAGTATTTTAGGAAAATAAATCTATCTGACAAAAGTTGTTATCCAAATGATGTTACGTATGGTCATCATGCTCTCCTACGAGCCCATACCACAGGTTCCTCGTGGTGCTGTGGGTGTCTCTCTGGCTCTTTGTATCCCAATGGAGCATCAAAGTCCACCTGCGACAAAAGACAACATGCAGACCCTGAATACATGTCtaattacacacatatacagatttTCAACTGCTAATTGAAATGGAGAAATCGTGCATAGCTTACATACATGGCTGAATGACCCAAATAGATAGTTACGAGAAAGGCACCATAACTTAACTGTGGTCATGCTGCTTTCGGTAAGTGAAATGTATTCATCTGAatgcatttatttttctgtatgTCCTTGTCCTATCATCCATTTGTTCCTTCACTTTATATGAAGCAGCTGTGGTGCTGTGCCACATACTCACGTTCATGTCGCACTCTATGATTGACACAGCTTTGTCAGGTTTGGTTTCCATAACTCGGAGCTCATAGATCTGAGTAAAAAGTGAAACATGACATCTCAGTCCGTGCAACATGAAATATTTGACTGAGAATAAGTACATTCTGTAACTGGATTAGTTGCAAAACTACTGATGACAGTCACCTTTTCATTGTAGTTTATAGCAATGACATCACCGGTTGTCAAACAGGCAAAGTTTCTCAGAGCATTTTCTAACctgtagaaaagaatgaaaacatGCGTCTATAATGGGGTATATAATGCATATGATACAAAACACCCTTATTAGTATTGTCACATTGCCTAACAAATCTAATATTAATACACACAGTATAATATTCAATAGTGCATGTTTGTAAAGATGACATACACTGCTTTAGGGTTGGTGATGTCCAGGAAGTCAGGGCTCTGAGGCTGGAACTTTGAGTAAGTGGCCACCATCAGGTTCACACTTTCCACCTGTACCAATCCACCTTCTTCTAGCAGCAAGTTCTGCATCATCTGATGAGcaaaaccagcacacacacacattaaagtcATAGCACATTCTCTTCTCAGTTCTTTTCAGAGTCATTGTGAGTCACTGTGTACTCTTGCCAAGGTATGCAGTAACcctattatatataatatacattctGTCATTCAAAACATTTTCACTTCCAGTGAACTTCAAGgtagtctgtgattctggtgaGAGttggttgatatttgagctcaataaccaatcaaattacaccccttccTTCCGTGGTCCTAAAACAACGTGTTAATTTGCTgtaattgtttatggctcagtctgagCCCATGTGTTTCTCTCCCATTTACAGCGCCAGGTCACTGTACGAACAATGACTGCATTGTCGGCACTGTACAACATATGTACTGCTCTAGTCTGTGCTGGTAAAAGACTCACCCAATGTGGCAGGTAGCAAATCCCCTCGTCGGCCACAAACTCTAGAACTCCACAGTGTGTCATCCTGTCTGAGTTCTTATTAGTCAGCTTGAACAGCATGGGGTATGTGATGTTTAGCCTGCCTAGATTGGAGGGATATCAGAAAAAGTAGCAATTGAGAATGGCTTTTAAGTCCTTAGTCACAAATGAAAAGGAGGTATATGATGAAATAATGCATTTGTGctattatgtatgtgtatgtatgtactggtAAAGTTATACACTGATAGGGTCTTTCTTGGTGGTACTTACTCAACTGGTCCAGCGCTGAAGGAGGCATTAtgactaaaagaaaaaaagaaaataaatgaatgctaCTGTGTAATTCCTAAGGCTGGTTTGACAGTCCTATTTTTAAGACTAAAATTAAACCTGAATGAGGTGAAAACTCTCATGCAGACAATATACATGTACAGAGGTACATGTAAAGAATTTAAAGTCAGGGTACTTTTTCCTCCCTTCTCCACGTCTGATCTGTCATTAGGCCCCGCCAGCATGGACACAGAATAACAACGGTACTGTGTGGAGAAGCGATTCTGGAAGGCCCGAGGCATCGGGTGGTCAAACATGTTGAAGGAAAACTGTGTCGAAAGAAAGATAACATGTACTCACGTATATTCTTACAGGAAAACTGTTTCACGATCATTTTGACAGGGTATTTGGTTAGGAACTGGCTGTATTTGACAGCCATTCAACGATATGCTGGCTAACATCAAACTACAGGCCTCTATACATAACGTGATTGTTCACACATAATGCATTGACAGCACCTTTTTCTGGCTGCAAGTACGATGAACCGTGTTAATCTAATGTAACCAGTGTATACACACAATCTCTAATGGCCGTTAGTAAAACaaccagctaatgttagctagctaaaataAGTTCACTGGCTATCTAGCTGACTTGACTATTCCTTGTATCCATCGGGACAGTCATTAAGTCAAGAGAGTTCAGAACACAGACTTAACAACCAGTGGTAGAGAGTCATGTCAATTAAAGACTGAGAATATATGCATCTACGTACCATATTTTCAAGCTATACAGTATGCCACTTAAGCAATATTCAACAACAATATCAACTGCAGCTACTTCACGGACTGCTATCTCATCTCCAGGAAGTAGTGCAGCTGTGGAGGAAGTGACGGAACAGCAAAACAAACCCAAAAGTACCAATCAAAACACAGGGAGGGACAATCTCCGCGCTACAATTCGATTGGTCTCGTGCTTGTCATTTTGTCACTTGGAACAGAAATTCTATTGGGTATTTCACCCAATGTTACAATAATCAGATTTGGCGCCAAATTTTTAACAAGGAAACCCAAGCTCCGCAACACACTACAGGCAAAAACAATTTGGAAAACAACGCAGCAGAAAACATTTTAAACCGGAattcttttggcagtttagacGTTTATTCGAGTTAATTTTTAACTGGGGTTTTAATATGTTTATAACAGATATTCGAAAGGAATTTTATGATGTGGTTGTCCACCAGGTGAGGACCTGTTTGTAACGTTAACCCTAGTTAGTATTTTGCTAACCTAGCCAGTAAGCGACAATCCCACGACATAATTTCTGTAACGATAGCTAACATTTGCGCTAGAGGTTATGTTAACAGTGATTATTTGTGGCTAGTGCGCTGTATTGAATCATTAGCGTCTGTGAAAGTTTGCTGTTATTCTCAATATATCAAAACTCGAAGTAATTTGTTTGTCTTTAACCTCCCTTTTAGAGAGTAGCACTCCTGGTAGCTCCGGACATTGATGCGTTATGCGCCTGCAAAGTTCTCCAGGTCAGTGTCTAGTGTTTATGTCCGATCTCCGAATTTCAAAATGTATGGTCGATTCTTTTGCAAGacgatgtgtctgtgtcttcttAATTCAAAGGCTTTATTCCACTGCGATCAAGTGCAGTACACCCTGGTGCCCGTGACTGGGTGGCAGGACTTGAGCACCGCTTTCATAGAGCACAAAGAACAGGTGAGGCATTGCCCTTATCATTGAAATACATTAGAATGCCgaatataaatgtattaacCCATTAAAGTTGTCGACTATGCATGTAGCTGCCCCACACAACTAAATCGACTGTCAGTTTAATCCACACATGTGGGGAACATTTTCGAGTATTTGTTAAGGTGGTGTTAGGAGTCTCAGACAATGATTAAAACACAACCATTAAAGGTATGTAGCCATTAGAAAGTTTGTTATTTACTACTTGTGATATTTGTTTCATACCATCAGTCAGAATCTGACAATGTCAGTAGTGTCTGTCACTTCGAGGAAACAATGACAATCACATACACGCTAACTTTGCATGgatctgaccctgatctggcCGCAGTCAACTGCTATCTGGGTTTACGTAGGCTAATCTAACCTTGAATGTGAATTTTTATTAATAGACCATTTTTACATTGAATGATGGGAGCCGAAAGGACAAGTGTATGTCTAaattgaagagtgtgtgtgtgtgtgtgtgtgtgtgtgtgtgtgtgtgtgtgtgtgtgtgtgtgtgtgtgtgtgtgtccactctgtAGTATCGTTATTTTGTGCTGATAAACTGTGGAGCAAACATTGACCTTCTGGAGACACTCCAGCCAGAAGACGACACCATCTTCTTCATCTGCGACACACATAGACCTGTTGATGTTGTCAACGTCTACAATGACACTCAGGTAACCTTAGAGAGTCCTTTTTCTTGGCTTgtgaagatttttttcttttttttacagcatTAGGGTATAGAACAAACCGTAGGGTGTGAGCCACACCTGAATTATTCCCTGTGTTCCATATGATCAATTGTCCCTCCGTTGCACTTCAAAGCTATACATGGATATGTGTGTAGATATCTGTGCTGTAATAAGGTgatggtatatgtgtgtgtttgtgtgaggcttTCATTGCCATTTAAATGTACAGGCCTTGGGCtcttttaagaaaaaaaaaattttagGCAATATCTATAGTTTTTCTGCTAATATCTAATGGGGCTATATAatgaataaagttgaattgaaatTTCTGTGCCCAGATTAAGCTCATGATAAAACAGGATGATGACCTTGGCATACCTACCTATGATGACATCTTccgagaggatgaggatggagaggatTCTGGGAATGAGAGTGATGATGGCTCAGAGCCTTCTGGGAAACGTAGGCGATTTGACGAGGTTCGTGAGCTGTGTATCGGTCAAACTTGAATGTGTCTGCACtttgtgcagtatgtgtgtttttataaggTTATCATTGCCTCGCTGCAAAATTCAGTGTGATTAcagtttttgcttttttttaaattattttgtgCACCATTAAACATAGTCTAGAAGATGCACTACCCAATAGTCTCCTCCCtacttgtcctgtagcagaaaTGTTCTAAAATTGGCCCTAAAGCTCTTATTCTCCAAtagggtgcgtgtgcgtgtgtgcgtgcgcactcATGCGTGTTTTAATGCATCTTCAACTCATGTcgtatgtgcatgcatttgtgtctgtggttgtgttttgatcctgtgtgtgtgtgtgtgtgtgtgtgtgtgtgtgtgtgtgtgttctagggtgcggtggagagaaggatagagaggcagagagcgaaGAGGGAGTGGGAGGCACGCAGGTAACTGAAGGTTTTGGAGCTGGTTTGTATTAAGCACTTTCTAACAGCAGAAAGAGTCCACTCTCTttaatggtgttgtgtgtctgaataCCAATTCTGTCTTTGGTAAGAGATGAGATTACAAGATGTGAGGAAACGTCATTTTTGTCTTCAGTCTTGTTAATGAATTTTTGAAATGGGTATATTTATGTGGGTTCACAGGCTGAtatccggtgtgtgtgtttgttttttattccaGGCGGGAGATTTTATTTGATTATGAGCAGTATGAGTACCACGGCACCTCAGTAAGTATTAGCACATCGCTCTTTTGAACAGCCCTTTACTCTCTTCTAAGACTGAGAGTTGCTGACAGTAGTTCCTGTTAGGAAATACTGAAGAGGGAAGTGTAgtgctttctccctcttcatctgcaGCTCACGGCAGGCAGGTTGTATCTTAGGTAGCGTctctcatgtgtttgtgttgtgtttcaggCAGCTATGGTCATCTTTGAGCTAGCCTGGGTCATGACCAAAGACAACAAAGATATGCTGTGGTAAGTCACAATCATtacctgaagtgtgtgtgtgtgtgtgcatatgtgactgtgctgtgttcagatgacctgaagtgtgtgtgtgtgtgtgtgtgtgtgtgtgcatatgtgacctgtgctgtgttaagATGAcctgaagtgtttgtgtgtgtgtgcatatgtaactGCGTTGGTTTGTCATTGATCATATTTCATCTGTATTTGATAGGTGGGCCATTATTGGTTTGACAGATCAGTGGGTCCATGACAGAATCCCTAAGTAAGAGATGGCATTTAGTATTTCATATATGAATATGCTTGTAAAAGACACAGTGTGCGTCATAGATTCACACTAAcatgaaacgtgtgtgtgtgtcagtatgaaaTATGTGACGGACATAGCCACCCTTCAGAGGCACGTGTCGCGGCACAACCACAGgaatgaggatgaggagaacTCCTTGTCTATCGACTGCATGAGGATCTCCTTCCAGTACGAGTATCCTTAACAGAATGGCCACaaggatgtctgtctgtctgtctgtctgtctgtgtctgtctgtctgtgtttctttgtaggtatactcgtgtgtgtgtgtgtgtgtgttgggatgggtctgtgtctgtgtccatcagggtctgtgtctgtgtagaatCCCTAACTGGTATCCAGTCTGCGTCTGGCTCTCTATCAGCACTGGTCTCTATATGAGAGCATCTGCAACTCCTACTACACCTCCTGTGGCTTCAAGATCTGGTCCATCAATGGCCAGAAGAAACTCCAGGAGTTCCTCGCAGAcatggggtgagtgtgtgtgagagggagagggagataaggaCAATTCACACGCACAGTGTTAGCTCAGGACAATTAATTGCAGACAaaagtgattgacagctgtaGTCAATGCAGAACCCAATGCAGTACACTCTGATGTCAGATCAGttttttaatctgtgtgtgtgtgtgtgtgtgtgtgtgtgtgtgtgtgtgtgtgtgtgtgtgtgtgtgtgtgtgtgtgtgtgtgtgtgtgtcagtctcccTTTAAAACAGGTCAGACAGAAGTTTAACTCCATGGACATGAAAATCAAAGAGAACCTGCGTGAGGTCATAGAAGAGTCTTCTAATAAATTTGggtaatggagtgtgtgtgtgcaagttttctacgtttgcgtgtgtgtgcgcccgttTCCCCCAAAGATCTATATAATAATATCAGCCTTTGTGTTAATAACACAgtgaatttgtgtgtctgtgtgttcagcttGAAGGATATCCGTGTCCAGACGTTTAGCGTTCACTTTGGCTTCAAGAACCGTTTCCTAGCAACAGATGTGGTGCATGCTGCTACCGCCCTGCTGGAGAATGTGGAGAAGGACGATAAGGCAGCAGACAACTTCATTAGGGCCCTGGACTGCCTGagccggtacacacacactcacacactttcgttaaaacacactgacatatacACAGCACACCTGTCAGTGACCATCAGTTAACACTATCAGTAAATAAcaagttctgtctgtctgtctgtctgtctgtctgtctgtctgtctgtctgtaggagTAATCTGGAGCAGTTACATCTAGGTATTGATTTTGCCAAGAAGAAGCTGAAGGCCATCCAGCAGACCATCGCCAGCTGCATGTGCACAAATCTAATACTGTCCCAAGGACCCTTTCTCTACTGCTACCTgatggaggtacacacacacactgtctctctcattctttctcaaaAACactttaatctgtgtgtgtgtgtgtgtgtgtgtgtgtgtgtgtgtgtgtgtgtgtgtagggtactCCAGATgtgattttaatgtgtgtgtgtgtgtgtgtgtgtgtgtgtgtatgtatgtagggcAGTCCAGATgtgattttaatgtgtgtgtgtgtgtgtgtgtagggtactCCGGATGTGAAGCTGTTCTCCAAGCCCATGGCTTTAACCCTGTTGTGCAAGTACCTGCTGAAAGCCTTCGTGTGCACGGTAAGCATAATtagaatcaggtgtgtgtggctgcagattcagtagtgtgtgtgtcactttgtaTTCTGGCTGATttagaagtttgtgtgtgtgtaggggaatttgtatgtgttttatgcTTTCCTGACTAGGTCAAAAGTGTAGATGGTTGACTGAGAATGACGgtctgggagggagagggaaagaggaccTGTGGGATTCATGTctggaatgtgtgtttttttctgtgtctctctttgtgagtgaaattcagtggtgtgtgtgttttgtgagagagagagcttcaggtgtgtgtgcgtgtgcatgagtgagtgccagggtcgtgtgtgtgtgtgtgtgtgtgtgtgtgtgtgtgtgtgtgtgtgtgtgtgtgtgtgtgtgtgtgtgtgtgtgtgtgtgtgtgtgtgtgtgtgtgtgtgtgtgtgtgtgtgtgagagagagtgagaaggtcAAACCCTGGTCTCTCCATTCTGCAGATGGGTGCACCTCACACTGACAGTGATGACTTGTTGTCTAGGCCTCATTAAGAGACTCATTTTAGGAGCGGATTTTAGAAATTATTTTGGAAATGCACACATCCCTAAGGAcctatgtgtacacacactagcaactgctcagtggtttgtgtgtgtttgtgtgtgtgtgttagaccagGAATAAGCGGTGTAAGGTTCTGCCGTTGGTGATTGCTGCCCCATTGGATGTGGAGAAAGGCACAGTCATGGTGTTGGGGATCCCACCAGAGTCGAACTCCTCTGACAAGaaaaagtaagtgtgtgtgtggttgtg
Encoded here:
- the ufd1l gene encoding ubiquitin recognition factor in ER-associated degradation protein 1; protein product: MFSFNMFDHPMPRAFQNRFSTQYRCYSVSMLAGPNDRSDVEKGGKIIMPPSALDQLSRLNITYPMLFKLTNKNSDRMTHCGVLEFVADEGICYLPHWMMQNLLLEEGGLVQVESVNLMVATYSKFQPQSPDFLDITNPKAVLENALRNFACLTTGDVIAINYNEKIYELRVMETKPDKAVSIIECDMNVDFDAPLGYKEPERHPQHHEEPVEEDTDPSNYEMDLGFRAFTGSGNRLDGKLKGIEPSPAPIDPSDMKRGIPNYEYKIGRLTFMRNYRPQARRIDEDDPANNFIAFSGEGQSLRKKGRKP
- the cdc45 gene encoding cell division control protein 45 homolog, translated to MFITDIRKEFYDVVVHQRVALLVAPDIDALCACKVLQALFHCDQVQYTLVPVTGWQDLSTAFIEHKEQYRYFVLINCGANIDLLETLQPEDDTIFFICDTHRPVDVVNVYNDTQIKLMIKQDDDLGIPTYDDIFREDEDGEDSGNESDDGSEPSGKRRRFDEGAVERRIERQRAKREWEARRREILFDYEQYEYHGTSAAMVIFELAWVMTKDNKDMLWWAIIGLTDQWVHDRIPNMKYVTDIATLQRHVSRHNHRNEDEENSLSIDCMRISFQYDLRLALYQHWSLYESICNSYYTSCGFKIWSINGQKKLQEFLADMGLPLKQVRQKFNSMDMKIKENLREVIEESSNKFGLKDIRVQTFSVHFGFKNRFLATDVVHAATALLENVEKDDKAADNFIRALDCLSRSNLEQLHLGIDFAKKKLKAIQQTIASCMCTNLILSQGPFLYCYLMEGTPDVKLFSKPMALTLLCKYLLKAFVCTTRNKRCKVLPLVIAAPLDVEKGTVMVLGIPPESNSSDKKNFFGRAFEKAAESTNSRTLHDHFDTSVIELKMEDRGKFLDALITLLS